One Dysosmobacter welbionis DNA segment encodes these proteins:
- a CDS encoding protein-ADP-ribose hydrolase — MDRREQVQYLNQTLLAEMPQYREQAEAFPVDAFSQRRLLRSLMNVRPPMPLAPKFLEVQDALLSAEREEKGVVNGDALPPTAGDPRLVLWQGDITRLRADAIVDADNSALLGCFAPCHGCIDNAIHSAAGLQLRDACAEIMRAQGHPEPAGRAKLTRAYNLPARYVLHTVGPIVGRWVTWKDRRELAACYRSCLALAAEHGLRSVAFCCISTGEFHFPNQEAAEIAVRTVREFLEQQTTSVERVIFNVFKDLDAAIYRRLLGPD, encoded by the coding sequence ATGGATCGCAGGGAACAGGTACAATATTTGAATCAAACCCTTCTGGCGGAAATGCCTCAGTACCGGGAGCAGGCGGAAGCATTTCCGGTGGATGCATTCTCACAGCGGCGGCTGCTCCGCTCCCTGATGAATGTCCGGCCGCCCATGCCCCTGGCCCCCAAATTTCTGGAAGTCCAGGATGCCCTGCTCTCCGCCGAGCGGGAGGAAAAGGGCGTGGTGAACGGGGATGCCCTGCCTCCCACTGCAGGAGATCCCCGCCTGGTGCTCTGGCAGGGGGACATCACCCGGCTGCGGGCGGACGCCATTGTGGATGCAGATAATTCCGCTCTGCTGGGCTGCTTCGCCCCCTGCCACGGCTGCATCGACAACGCCATCCACTCGGCGGCGGGGCTCCAGCTCCGGGACGCGTGCGCAGAAATCATGCGGGCCCAGGGGCATCCTGAGCCCGCCGGCCGGGCCAAGCTGACACGTGCCTATAACCTGCCGGCCCGGTATGTGCTCCACACTGTGGGGCCCATCGTGGGCAGATGGGTGACCTGGAAGGACCGGCGGGAGCTGGCCGCCTGCTACCGCTCCTGCCTGGCGCTGGCCGCGGAGCATGGTCTCCGCAGTGTGGCCTTCTGCTGCATCTCCACCGGGGAGTTCCACTTTCCAAACCAGGAGGCCGCCGAGATCGCCGTGAGAACGGTCCGGGAATTTCTGGAGCAGCAGACAACTTCCGTAGAAAGGGTGATCTTCAATGTTTTCAAAGACCTGGACGCAGCCATCTACCGCCGTCTCCTCGGACCCGATTGA
- a CDS encoding winged helix-turn-helix transcriptional regulator, which translates to MAAAAKELPACPVETTLTLISDKWKVLILRDLMPGTKRFGELKKSIGSVSQKVLTAQLREMERSGLLTRTVYPEVPPRVEYTLTDLGYSLKPILDAMRNWGEAYKAQKQG; encoded by the coding sequence ATGGCAGCCGCGGCAAAAGAACTTCCGGCCTGTCCGGTGGAAACCACGCTGACGCTGATCAGTGACAAGTGGAAGGTGCTCATTCTCCGGGATCTGATGCCGGGGACAAAGCGTTTTGGAGAATTGAAGAAGTCCATCGGCTCGGTCAGCCAGAAAGTGCTGACGGCCCAGCTCCGGGAGATGGAGCGGAGCGGCCTGCTGACCCGTACGGTCTATCCGGAGGTCCCGCCCCGCGTGGAATACACGCTGACCGACCTGGGGTACAGCCTGAAACCCATTCTGGACGCCATGAGGAACTGGGGCGAGGCGTATAAGGCCCAAAAACAGGGGTAG
- a CDS encoding AEC family transporter, producing the protein MEFFWEMLSLQETMFLLILTGVLIKKLKIIDAAGRKMLSDLLIDVILPCNIVESFLGGMVFPDGFARNCLLAVGLSAVIQLMSIYGSKLLFRKYPREQRSVLSYGIICSNSSFVGLPVARLLFGDLGVIYTSMFQIPLRFTMWTAGLSLFTSVSRKDAFRKLVRHPCIIAVFAGLLLMAAPVSLPGFLDSAVASVSSCTVPVSMFVIGTILADAPIRSMFSKPVLWYTCLRLVLYPLLLCVLLKPLHLDTTLTNVCILMTGMPAGSTGSILADKYDCDAVFASQIAFASTLCSILTIPLLTLVMESFPL; encoded by the coding sequence ATGGAGTTTTTCTGGGAGATGCTGTCCCTGCAGGAGACGATGTTCCTTCTGATCCTGACGGGCGTACTCATCAAAAAGCTGAAGATCATCGACGCGGCGGGGCGGAAGATGCTCTCCGACCTGCTGATCGATGTGATCCTGCCCTGCAATATCGTCGAGTCCTTTTTAGGCGGGATGGTGTTCCCAGACGGCTTCGCCCGGAACTGCCTGCTGGCGGTTGGACTTTCCGCAGTCATCCAGCTGATGTCCATATACGGCAGCAAGCTGCTCTTCCGAAAGTACCCTCGGGAGCAGAGGAGCGTTCTCTCCTACGGCATCATCTGTTCCAACTCCAGCTTTGTGGGGTTGCCGGTGGCCCGCCTGCTGTTTGGGGATCTGGGCGTGATCTACACGTCCATGTTCCAGATCCCGCTCCGCTTCACCATGTGGACGGCGGGGCTGTCCCTCTTCACCAGCGTCAGCAGGAAGGACGCCTTCCGCAAGCTGGTCCGCCACCCCTGCATCATCGCCGTTTTCGCGGGGCTGCTCCTGATGGCCGCTCCGGTGTCCCTGCCGGGCTTCCTGGACAGCGCCGTCGCCTCGGTCAGCAGCTGCACCGTCCCGGTCTCCATGTTCGTCATCGGGACAATCCTGGCGGACGCCCCCATCCGCTCCATGTTCTCAAAGCCTGTTCTGTGGTACACCTGCCTGCGGCTGGTCCTGTACCCGCTTCTGCTGTGCGTACTGCTCAAACCGCTCCACCTGGACACGACGCTGACCAATGTCTGTATCCTGATGACGGGGATGCCCGCCGGCAGCACGGGCTCTATTCTGGCGGACAAGTATGACTGCGACGCCGTCTTTGCCTCGCAGATCGCGTTTGCCTCCACCCTGTGTTCGATCCTGACGATCCCGCTCCTGACTCTGGTAATGGAGTCGTTTCCCCTTTGA
- a CDS encoding rhodanese-like domain-containing protein, translating into MMGFFGFLQRPDLGQGLERFAATPNALLLDVRTQEEYADGHIPESRNLPLQTLGRTELLPPARETPLFVYCLSGVRSRQAAGLLRRMGYTDVTDLGGICNYRGKVVK; encoded by the coding sequence ATGATGGGATTCTTTGGATTTCTGCAGCGGCCGGACCTGGGACAGGGGCTGGAGCGGTTTGCCGCCACGCCGAACGCCCTGCTGCTGGACGTGCGCACACAGGAGGAATATGCGGACGGTCATATTCCGGAGAGCCGGAATCTGCCGCTGCAGACGTTGGGGCGGACAGAGCTTCTGCCCCCCGCCCGGGAGACGCCCCTCTTCGTCTACTGTCTCAGCGGCGTCAGGAGCCGTCAGGCGGCCGGCCTGCTGCGGCGCATGGGGTATACTGATGTGACGGATCTGGGCGGCATCTGCAACTATCGTGGAAAGGTGGTCAAGTGA
- a CDS encoding FAD-dependent oxidoreductase, with amino-acid sequence MKVIIVGGVAGGATAAARLRRLDETAEIVVFERSGYVSYANCGLPYYIGGVITDKEELTLQTPESFWQRFRVDMRVRHEVTAIHPAEKTVDVRNLATGETFTESYDKLVLSPGARPTQPALPGVGIDRLFTLRTVEDTLKIREFIEQHHPRSAVLAGGGFIGVELMENLRELGIDVTVVQRPRQLLNPLDADMAAFLHAKLRQKGVRLHLGCTVEGFAANGDRVNVLLKNEAPLTADMVVLAIGVTPDTGLAKAAGLELGIKGSILVNDRMETSAPDIYAVGDAVQVKHFVTGQDTLLSLAGPANKQGRIAADNICGGDSRYPGSQGSSVIKVFDMTIATTGVNEKTAKQAGIDCDKVYLSPMSHAGYYPGGKVMTLKVVFEKGTYRLLGAQIVGYEGVDKRIDVLATAIHAGLSALQLKDLDLAYAPPYSSAKDPVNMAGFMIENLSHGLVEQFFPEDVDALPRDGSVTLLDVRTPGEYADGHAEGFVNLPVDDLRERLREVPVGKPVYVICQSGLRSYIACRILAQQGFKCYNLSGGWRLYETVVRDRTAAQEAWPCGMEK; translated from the coding sequence ATGAAAGTCATCATTGTAGGCGGCGTGGCCGGAGGCGCCACCGCCGCGGCCCGGCTCCGCCGGCTGGACGAGACCGCGGAAATCGTGGTATTTGAGCGGTCCGGATATGTATCCTACGCCAACTGTGGTCTGCCCTATTACATCGGCGGCGTCATCACCGACAAAGAGGAGCTGACGCTTCAGACGCCGGAGAGCTTCTGGCAGCGTTTCCGGGTGGACATGCGGGTGCGCCACGAAGTCACAGCCATCCACCCGGCAGAGAAGACCGTGGACGTGCGGAATCTCGCTACCGGCGAGACCTTTACCGAATCCTATGACAAACTGGTCCTCTCCCCCGGTGCCCGGCCCACCCAGCCGGCGCTGCCCGGCGTAGGGATCGACCGCCTGTTCACCCTCCGCACGGTAGAGGACACCCTGAAGATCCGGGAATTCATCGAACAGCACCATCCCCGGTCCGCGGTGCTGGCCGGCGGCGGCTTCATCGGCGTGGAGCTGATGGAAAACCTGCGGGAGCTGGGCATCGACGTCACCGTGGTCCAGCGGCCCCGCCAGCTGCTGAATCCCCTGGACGCGGACATGGCCGCCTTCCTCCACGCCAAGCTGCGGCAAAAAGGGGTGCGGCTGCATCTGGGCTGCACTGTGGAGGGCTTTGCCGCCAACGGTGACCGGGTCAATGTGCTGCTGAAGAACGAGGCGCCCCTCACCGCCGACATGGTGGTGCTGGCCATCGGCGTCACGCCGGACACCGGCCTCGCCAAGGCGGCCGGGCTGGAGCTGGGGATCAAGGGCAGCATCCTGGTGAACGACCGGATGGAGACCTCCGCGCCGGACATCTACGCTGTGGGGGATGCGGTACAGGTGAAGCACTTCGTCACCGGGCAGGACACCCTCCTCTCCCTGGCGGGCCCCGCCAACAAGCAGGGGCGCATCGCGGCGGACAACATCTGCGGCGGAGACAGCCGGTATCCCGGCTCCCAGGGCAGCTCCGTCATCAAGGTATTCGATATGACCATCGCCACCACCGGCGTCAATGAGAAGACGGCAAAACAGGCGGGCATCGACTGCGACAAGGTCTACCTCTCCCCCATGAGTCACGCCGGATACTATCCCGGCGGCAAAGTCATGACCTTGAAGGTGGTGTTCGAGAAGGGCACATACCGCCTGCTGGGCGCGCAGATCGTGGGTTACGAGGGTGTGGACAAGCGGATCGACGTGCTGGCCACGGCCATCCATGCGGGACTCTCCGCCCTCCAGCTGAAGGATCTGGATCTGGCCTACGCGCCGCCCTACTCCTCCGCCAAGGATCCGGTGAACATGGCAGGCTTTATGATCGAGAACCTGTCCCATGGGCTGGTGGAGCAGTTCTTCCCGGAGGATGTGGACGCCCTGCCCCGGGACGGCAGTGTGACGCTGCTGGACGTGCGGACCCCCGGCGAGTACGCCGACGGCCACGCGGAGGGCTTTGTTAACCTCCCGGTGGATGACCTGCGGGAGCGGCTGCGGGAAGTCCCGGTAGGCAAGCCGGTGTACGTTATCTGCCAGAGCGGCCTGCGGAGCTATATCGCGTGCCGTATTCTGGCCCAGCAGGGGTTCAAATGCTATAACCTCTCCGGCGGCTGGCGGCTGTATGAGACGGTGGTGCGGGACCGGACCGCCGCACAGGAGGCCTGGCCCTGCGGGATGGAGAAGTAA